One segment of Streptomyces bathyalis DNA contains the following:
- a CDS encoding MGMT family protein translates to MHASEPGPPEPPGPPELPEYAERVLETAEHIPPGRVMTYGDIAEWLEEGGPRQVGRVMALYGGAVPWWRVVRADGALLPGNELRALERYRAEGTPLREAGRATDGHLPRIDMRRARWNGET, encoded by the coding sequence ATGCATGCGAGCGAGCCGGGGCCGCCGGAACCACCCGGACCGCCCGAACTGCCCGAGTACGCGGAGCGGGTTCTGGAAACCGCCGAACACATCCCGCCGGGCCGCGTCATGACCTACGGCGACATCGCCGAATGGCTCGAAGAAGGCGGCCCCCGCCAAGTGGGCCGTGTCATGGCGCTGTACGGAGGTGCCGTGCCGTGGTGGCGTGTCGTACGGGCCGACGGCGCGCTGCTGCCCGGCAACGAGCTGCGCGCGCTGGAGCGCTACAGGGCGGAGGGCACGCCGCTGCGAGAGGCGGGCCGTGCCACTGACGGACACCTTCCGCGCATCGACATGCGGCGGGCCAGGTGGAACGGCGAGACGTGA
- a CDS encoding lysylphosphatidylglycerol synthetase family protein, whose product MIRDQDGPAAGERKGERPAAGAGGASRGAARGRTGGRAGSTGSAGSAGTHEPHTARQWHGPNGSGEGEGPIESGRPEDAGHPGESQQSEESGRSRAAGEADGRPAAAGRADAEGTSAGAEAGTEARGEGDGAAGTRGSEGAGGAGTSEPSGAVDSDEPLLSARVHRPSDLLRLGLGLLGITIVLIIANFAHGTTAGLEQDIDKGTQQAPPLLISITGLASSIAILLVPVAFAIERLIKRDGLRIADGVLAAVLAHGASLAVDLWVAQAAPDSVRDALTKQITDNDLTTPVHSYLAPVIAYMTAVGMARRPRWRVLLWAVLLLNAFAILFPGYSTLFSILVTVLIGWTVAYGTLYAVGTPNVRPTGHTLLAGLRRVGFNPVSAKRVEDTESFDGTESGDHGRRYLVTLENGPPIDVTVVDREQQAHGFFYRVWRRLTLRGIIQNRSLQSLRQALEQEALLAYAVIAAGANAPRLVATSELGPDAVMLVYEHIDARTLDSLQDREITDNLMRAAWRQVEALQSRRITHRRLVGDALLVDSSGTVYLKDVRGGEIAAGDVVLRMDIAQMMTTFGLRVGAERAVAAAVDVLGPDSVADSLPMLQPIALSRRTRTTLRRLAKERAQREREAVISASRGGKETRGEAGESTSHAAAQKSDRKSLRAEKNAEKRAIDDALEEAREEDLLAQIRKQVLLVRPQAPIEPARLERVRPRTLVTFIAGALAAYFLLSQLTQVQFGEVVGEANWAWVGGAALFSALTYFAAAMALLGFVPEKVSFLRTVVAQVAGSFVKLVAPPAVGGVALNARFLQRSGVRPGLAVASVGASQLFGLGSHITLLLFFGYVTGTEHTPTLSPSRTVIAGLLAAAVLVLIVTAIPALRRFVSTRLRSLFAGVVPRMLDVVQRPRKLVTGIGGMLLMTLLFVMCLAACVRAFGHEASYASIAVVFLAGNALGSAAPTPGGLGAVEAALIAGLITFGVPKEIATPAVLLFRLLTLWLPVGPGWLSFSYLTRKGAI is encoded by the coding sequence GTGATACGGGATCAGGACGGGCCGGCAGCCGGCGAGCGGAAGGGTGAGCGACCCGCCGCGGGTGCGGGTGGCGCCTCTCGCGGTGCTGCCCGCGGACGGACCGGCGGGCGCGCCGGAAGCACCGGCAGCGCCGGAAGCGCGGGGACGCACGAGCCGCACACCGCCAGGCAGTGGCACGGCCCGAACGGATCGGGCGAGGGGGAAGGGCCCATCGAATCTGGACGACCCGAGGACGCCGGGCATCCCGGGGAGTCCCAGCAGTCCGAAGAGTCCGGGCGGTCCCGGGCCGCCGGTGAGGCCGACGGGAGACCTGCGGCCGCCGGGCGGGCGGACGCGGAGGGGACCTCCGCGGGTGCGGAGGCCGGCACGGAGGCCCGCGGCGAAGGCGACGGTGCTGCCGGCACCAGAGGCTCCGAGGGGGCCGGGGGCGCCGGGACATCCGAGCCGTCCGGCGCCGTCGACAGCGACGAACCGCTGCTCTCGGCACGCGTGCACCGCCCGTCCGACCTGCTCCGCCTGGGGCTCGGCCTGCTGGGCATCACGATCGTCCTGATCATCGCCAACTTCGCCCACGGCACCACGGCCGGCCTCGAACAGGACATCGACAAGGGCACGCAGCAGGCACCGCCGCTGCTCATCAGCATCACCGGCCTCGCGTCGAGCATCGCGATCCTGCTCGTCCCCGTGGCGTTCGCGATCGAGCGGCTCATCAAGCGCGACGGGCTGCGCATCGCCGACGGCGTCCTCGCGGCGGTGCTGGCTCACGGCGCCTCGCTGGCCGTCGACCTGTGGGTGGCGCAGGCGGCGCCGGACTCGGTGCGCGACGCCCTCACCAAGCAGATCACCGACAACGACCTCACCACCCCCGTGCACAGCTATCTCGCCCCGGTCATCGCCTATATGACGGCCGTGGGTATGGCGCGCAGGCCGCGCTGGCGGGTGCTGCTGTGGGCGGTGCTGCTGCTGAACGCGTTCGCCATCCTCTTCCCCGGCTACTCGACGCTGTTCTCGATCCTCGTCACCGTCCTGATCGGCTGGACGGTCGCGTACGGCACCCTGTACGCCGTCGGCACCCCGAACGTGCGCCCGACCGGGCACACCCTGCTCGCCGGGCTGCGGCGCGTCGGCTTCAACCCGGTCAGCGCCAAGCGCGTCGAGGACACGGAGTCGTTCGACGGCACCGAGTCGGGCGACCACGGCCGCCGGTACCTCGTCACGCTGGAGAACGGACCACCGATCGACGTGACCGTCGTCGACCGCGAACAGCAGGCGCACGGCTTCTTCTACCGGGTGTGGCGGCGCCTGACACTGCGGGGCATCATCCAGAACCGCAGCCTCCAGTCCCTGCGCCAGGCGCTCGAACAAGAGGCGCTCCTCGCGTACGCCGTCATCGCCGCGGGAGCCAACGCCCCGCGCCTCGTCGCCACCTCCGAGCTGGGGCCGGACGCGGTGATGCTCGTGTACGAGCACATCGACGCCCGCACCCTCGACTCCCTCCAGGACAGGGAGATCACCGACAACCTCATGCGGGCGGCCTGGCGGCAGGTCGAGGCACTCCAGTCGCGGCGCATCACGCACCGGCGTCTGGTCGGGGACGCGCTGCTTGTGGACAGCTCCGGGACGGTCTATCTGAAGGACGTGCGGGGCGGGGAGATCGCGGCCGGCGACGTCGTGCTGCGCATGGACATCGCCCAGATGATGACGACGTTCGGGCTGCGTGTCGGAGCGGAGCGCGCGGTCGCCGCCGCGGTCGACGTCCTGGGGCCCGACTCCGTCGCCGACAGCCTGCCCATGCTCCAGCCGATCGCGCTCAGCCGCCGCACGCGCACCACGCTGCGCAGGCTCGCCAAGGAGCGTGCGCAGCGCGAACGCGAGGCCGTCATCAGCGCCTCACGTGGTGGCAAGGAGACCAGGGGCGAGGCCGGGGAGAGCACGTCGCACGCCGCCGCACAGAAGTCGGACCGCAAATCGCTGCGTGCCGAGAAGAACGCGGAGAAGCGGGCCATCGACGACGCGCTCGAGGAAGCGCGCGAGGAGGACCTGCTGGCGCAGATCCGCAAGCAGGTCCTGCTGGTCAGGCCGCAGGCACCCATAGAGCCGGCGCGTCTGGAGAGGGTCCGGCCCCGCACCCTGGTCACCTTCATCGCTGGTGCGCTGGCCGCGTACTTCCTGCTCTCGCAGCTCACGCAGGTGCAGTTCGGAGAGGTCGTCGGCGAGGCGAACTGGGCCTGGGTGGGCGGCGCCGCGCTCTTCTCCGCGCTCACCTACTTCGCGGCGGCCATGGCGCTGCTGGGCTTCGTACCGGAGAAGGTGTCCTTCCTGCGCACCGTCGTCGCCCAGGTCGCGGGATCCTTCGTGAAGCTGGTCGCACCGCCGGCCGTCGGCGGCGTCGCGCTGAACGCACGCTTCCTGCAGAGGTCCGGGGTACGGCCGGGGCTCGCGGTGGCGAGTGTCGGCGCCTCGCAGCTCTTCGGACTGGGCAGCCACATCACGCTGCTGCTGTTCTTCGGCTATGTCACCGGGACCGAGCACACACCGACACTCTCGCCGTCGAGGACCGTCATCGCCGGGCTCCTGGCGGCCGCCGTGCTGGTGCTGATCGTCACGGCCATCCCGGCGCTGCGCAGGTTCGTCTCCACCAGGCTTCGTTCACTCTTCGCCGGCGTCGTGCCGCGCATGCTGGACGTGGTGCAGCGCCCGCGGAAGCTCGTGACGGGCATCGGCGGGATGCTGCTGATGACGCTGCTGTTCGTGATGTGCCTGGCCGCCTGCGTGCGGGCCTTCGGCCACGAGGCGAGTTACGCGAGCATCGCGGTCGTCTTCCTCGCCGGCAACGCACTGGGATCGGCGGCACCGACGCCGGGCGGTCTCGGCGCGGTCGAGGCGGCGCTCATCGCCGGTCTGATCACGTTCGGCGTGCCGAAGGAGATCGCGACGCCCGCGGTGCTGCTCTTCCGGCTGCTGACGCTGTGGCTGCCGGTGGGACCGGGCTGGCTGTCGTTCTCGTATCTCACGCGGAAGGGCGCCATCTGA
- the moeZ gene encoding adenylyltransferase/sulfurtransferase MoeZ → MSLPPLVEPAAELTVDEVRRYSRHLIIPDVGMDGQKRLKNAKVLCVGAGGLGSPALMYLAAAGVGTLGIVEFDEVDESNLQRQIIHSQSDIGRSKAESAKDTVLGINPHTTVQIHEERLDSSNVMDIFAPYDLILDGTDNFATRYLVNDACVLLGKPYVWGSIYRFDGQASVFWSEHGPCYRCLYPEPPPPGMVPSCAEGGVLGVLCASIGSIQVNEAIKVIAGIGEPLLGRLMIYDALEMSYRQVKVRKDPDCAVCGENATVTELIDYEAFCGVVSDEAQEAAAGATITPKQLKEWMDDGESIDVIDVREPNEYEIVSIPGARLVPKDDFLMGTALQDLPQDKKIVLHCKTGVRSAEVLAVLKDAGFSDAVHVGGGVIGWVNQIEPDKPVY, encoded by the coding sequence GTGTCGCTGCCACCCCTGGTCGAGCCGGCTGCCGAGCTCACCGTTGACGAGGTCCGCAGGTACTCGCGTCACCTGATCATCCCCGACGTCGGGATGGACGGGCAGAAGCGGCTGAAGAACGCCAAGGTGCTCTGCGTCGGTGCGGGCGGCCTCGGGTCGCCCGCCCTGATGTACCTGGCCGCAGCCGGCGTGGGCACCCTCGGCATCGTGGAGTTCGACGAGGTCGACGAATCGAACCTGCAGCGCCAGATCATCCACAGTCAGTCGGACATCGGGCGTTCCAAGGCCGAGTCCGCAAAGGACACGGTGCTGGGGATCAACCCGCACACCACCGTCCAGATCCACGAGGAGCGTCTCGACTCCTCGAACGTGATGGACATCTTCGCCCCGTACGACCTGATCCTCGACGGGACGGACAACTTCGCCACCCGCTACCTGGTCAACGACGCCTGCGTGCTTCTCGGCAAGCCGTACGTGTGGGGTTCCATCTACCGCTTCGACGGTCAGGCGTCCGTCTTCTGGAGCGAGCACGGCCCCTGCTACCGCTGCCTGTACCCCGAGCCCCCGCCGCCCGGCATGGTGCCGAGCTGCGCCGAGGGCGGCGTGCTGGGCGTGCTGTGCGCCTCGATCGGCTCGATCCAGGTGAACGAGGCGATCAAGGTGATCGCCGGCATCGGCGAGCCGCTGCTCGGGCGCCTGATGATCTACGACGCCCTGGAGATGAGCTACCGGCAGGTCAAGGTCCGCAAGGACCCGGACTGCGCCGTCTGCGGTGAGAACGCGACCGTCACGGAGCTCATCGACTACGAGGCGTTCTGCGGCGTCGTCTCCGACGAGGCGCAGGAGGCCGCCGCCGGGGCGACGATCACGCCCAAGCAGCTCAAGGAGTGGATGGACGACGGCGAGTCCATCGACGTCATCGACGTGCGCGAGCCGAACGAGTACGAGATCGTCTCGATCCCCGGCGCGAGGCTCGTCCCGAAGGACGACTTCCTGATGGGGACCGCGCTGCAGGACCTTCCGCAGGACAAGAAGATCGTCCTGCATTGCAAGACGGGTGTCCGGTCCGCGGAAGTCCTCGCCGTGCTCAAGGACGCGGGCTTCTCCGACGCCGTGCACGTCGGCGGTGGCGTCATCGGCTGGGTCAACCAGATCGAGCCCGACAAGCCGGTGTACTGA
- a CDS encoding spherulation-specific family 4 protein translates to MPHLMTPGGAVRAPAGPTGRTGFGVPGWAHPMLAPVEWAALSRPGLPLHWAVLDVAGGPGARPDPYCLAAAARLRESRVTVLGHLAMRDGTRSFGELVADAHRFLDWYGVDGFYLADCPAERAQLSETARTVTTLRALCAQQRRYQDRHAVGPRAGAGEYEPGPRPRAALVFGHGTHPHPGYADLADQLVTFSGCWPDYRWSQTPEWTADHPPERFCHLVHGVPRMHIDEALRVARWQGAGTVWFTDRTDRRGQNPWEALPGYWDELVSRLGPGVSE, encoded by the coding sequence ATGCCGCATCTGATGACCCCCGGCGGAGCGGTGCGCGCACCGGCCGGGCCGACCGGCCGCACCGGATTCGGCGTACCGGGCTGGGCGCACCCGATGCTCGCGCCCGTCGAGTGGGCGGCGCTGTCCCGGCCGGGGCTGCCGTTGCACTGGGCGGTGCTCGACGTGGCGGGCGGTCCCGGAGCGAGGCCCGACCCGTACTGCCTGGCTGCGGCGGCCAGGCTGCGCGAGTCCCGCGTGACCGTACTCGGCCATCTCGCCATGCGGGACGGGACGCGGTCGTTCGGTGAACTGGTCGCCGACGCGCACCGCTTCCTCGACTGGTACGGCGTGGACGGTTTCTACCTCGCGGACTGCCCCGCGGAGCGTGCCCAACTGTCCGAGACGGCGCGGACGGTGACGACCCTGCGCGCGCTGTGCGCACAGCAGCGCCGCTACCAGGACAGGCACGCCGTCGGCCCTCGCGCCGGTGCGGGGGAGTACGAGCCGGGTCCCCGTCCGCGAGCGGCACTGGTCTTCGGGCACGGTACGCATCCGCATCCCGGATACGCGGACCTGGCCGACCAGTTGGTGACCTTCTCCGGCTGCTGGCCCGACTACCGGTGGTCGCAGACCCCCGAGTGGACCGCGGACCATCCGCCGGAGCGCTTCTGCCACCTCGTGCACGGCGTTCCGCGCATGCACATCGACGAGGCGCTGCGCGTCGCACGATGGCAGGGGGCGGGCACCGTGTGGTTCACCGACAGGACGGACCGGCGCGGCCAGAACCCCTGGGAGGCGCTGCCCGGCTACTGGGACGAGCTCGTCTCGCGTCTCGGACCGGGTGTCTCGGAATGA
- a CDS encoding ATP-dependent helicase produces the protein MGPAPGHGPVAGTYRLVRTRPEPEDPPALDAQQREVVDHSGGPLLVLAGPGTGKTTTLTEAVAQRVRAGGDPDRILVLTFSRKAAVELRDRMAARLSGLPEHTSAPQATTFHSYCYALVRAHQDAELFAEPLRLLSGPEQDLYIRELLEGQLALESEGRGRIAWPDELRACLTTRGFADEVRAVLARSRELGLGPDELGDFARRTGRPDWSAAAGFLAEYLDVLDAQGVLDYAELVHRAVLLAESADVADELRRRYDAVYVDEYQDTDPSQVRLLRALAGGGRTLVVFGDPDQSIYTFRGADVNGILDFPEVFRQRSGAPAPVRVLRAGRRSGGRLMEATREITRRIPLTRLPAEAVRAHRGLVAQRPGGRVETFTCPTAGAELDNIADLLRRAHLEEGVPWCEMAVLVRAGGRTIPAARRALTSAGVPLDVDGADVPLRHEPAVAPLLTALRSVAHAAAHVDPAPGDGGSTGTTPDGGEGGSPAAGWLDTATALTLLGSPLGGMDAADLRRLGRALREEERAAGESVPRPSDVLLTEALAEPERLVAHDPAYARGAQRLGLLLRKARELLAGGGTAEEALWQLWDGTPWPQRLERAAFRGGAAGRNADRDLDAVCALFDAAARAEERTGGRGALNFLEEIDAQDIVADTLTRRGVRPDAVRLMTAHRSKGLEWSLVVVAGVQEGLWPDLRRRGSLLEPDRIGRDGLAEPLSPGALLTEERRLFYVAATRAKERLVVTAVRAPADDGDQPSRFLSELGVEPRTVNSRPRRPLSVSALVAELRATTVDPAASPALRAAAAERLARLAGLSDEEGHALVPAAHPHRWWGLHEPTRSATPLRDRNQPVTLSGSALDQLANSCALQWFLAREVKADAPATAAQGFGNVLHVLADEVASGGTPADLAVLMERLETVWDGLAFEAPWKSRQEKQNARAALERFLRWHVMRSGAQGPEGTADAAHAPDGDADDDKPTVAGSELGFDVTLEAGQYAVRIRGSVDRVESDGQGRAYVVDFKTGRSKPTGKEVARHPQLAVYQLAVREGAADHLFGGKRPEPGGAELVHLRLGASERDGGDSLPVVQRQEALSEGPQAGDGDGAEGSEGEGGEWVGELLATAAGRVLDERFTPSPGSQCTHCSFRGACSARSEGRQIVE, from the coding sequence ATCGGTCCGGCCCCGGGCCACGGTCCGGTCGCCGGTACGTACCGGCTGGTGCGCACGCGGCCGGAGCCCGAGGACCCTCCTGCCTTGGACGCACAGCAACGCGAAGTGGTTGACCATTCCGGCGGTCCGCTGCTCGTGCTCGCGGGGCCCGGCACAGGGAAGACCACGACGCTCACCGAAGCCGTAGCGCAGAGGGTACGGGCGGGAGGCGATCCCGACCGCATCCTCGTACTCACCTTCAGCCGCAAGGCCGCCGTGGAGCTGCGCGACCGGATGGCCGCGCGCCTGTCGGGGCTCCCGGAACACACCTCCGCCCCGCAGGCGACCACCTTCCACTCGTACTGCTACGCGCTCGTCCGCGCGCACCAGGACGCCGAACTCTTCGCCGAGCCGCTGCGGCTGCTGTCCGGCCCCGAGCAGGACCTGTACATCCGCGAACTGCTGGAGGGGCAGCTGGCCCTGGAGTCCGAGGGCCGCGGCCGCATCGCCTGGCCCGACGAGCTGCGCGCCTGCCTCACGACGCGCGGCTTCGCCGACGAGGTACGGGCCGTGCTCGCGCGCAGCAGGGAACTCGGCCTCGGCCCGGACGAACTCGGCGACTTCGCACGGCGCACCGGGCGGCCCGACTGGTCCGCCGCGGCGGGCTTCCTCGCCGAGTACCTCGACGTGCTCGACGCGCAGGGCGTGCTCGACTACGCGGAACTGGTGCACCGTGCCGTGCTGCTGGCGGAGAGCGCAGATGTCGCGGACGAGCTGCGCCGGCGCTACGACGCCGTCTACGTCGACGAGTACCAGGACACCGATCCGTCCCAGGTGCGGCTGCTGAGGGCACTGGCCGGAGGCGGCCGCACCCTCGTCGTCTTCGGCGACCCGGACCAGTCGATCTACACCTTCCGCGGTGCCGACGTGAACGGCATCCTCGACTTCCCCGAGGTGTTCCGGCAGCGCTCGGGCGCTCCGGCCCCGGTCCGAGTGCTGCGTGCCGGACGCCGCAGCGGGGGCCGGCTGATGGAGGCCACGCGTGAGATCACCCGTCGCATCCCGCTGACGCGGCTGCCGGCGGAGGCCGTACGGGCGCACCGCGGCCTCGTGGCGCAGCGTCCCGGCGGAAGGGTGGAGACGTTCACGTGCCCGACGGCGGGCGCCGAACTCGACAACATCGCCGACCTGTTGCGGCGCGCGCACCTCGAAGAGGGCGTTCCCTGGTGCGAGATGGCGGTGCTGGTCCGCGCGGGCGGCCGTACGATCCCGGCCGCGCGGCGGGCACTGACGTCGGCGGGCGTCCCGCTGGACGTGGACGGGGCCGACGTGCCGCTGCGCCATGAACCCGCTGTCGCACCGTTGTTGACGGCGCTGAGGTCGGTGGCGCACGCGGCCGCCCACGTGGACCCGGCTCCGGGCGACGGCGGCTCCACGGGCACCACCCCGGACGGGGGCGAGGGCGGCAGCCCCGCGGCCGGGTGGCTCGACACCGCGACCGCCCTCACGCTGCTCGGCTCGCCGCTCGGCGGCATGGACGCCGCCGACCTGCGGCGGCTCGGGCGCGCCCTGCGCGAGGAGGAGCGCGCGGCGGGGGAGAGCGTGCCGCGCCCCTCCGACGTACTGCTCACCGAAGCACTCGCCGAGCCGGAGCGACTGGTGGCGCACGACCCGGCGTACGCGCGCGGAGCGCAGCGCCTCGGTCTGCTGCTGCGCAAGGCGCGGGAGCTGCTGGCGGGCGGCGGCACGGCGGAGGAGGCGCTGTGGCAGCTGTGGGACGGCACGCCCTGGCCGCAGCGTCTTGAGCGCGCCGCCTTCCGTGGCGGAGCCGCCGGGCGCAACGCCGACCGCGATCTGGACGCCGTGTGCGCGCTGTTCGACGCGGCGGCCCGCGCCGAGGAACGCACCGGCGGCCGGGGCGCCTTGAACTTCCTGGAGGAGATCGACGCCCAGGACATCGTCGCCGACACGCTCACCCGCCGGGGTGTACGTCCCGATGCGGTGCGGCTGATGACGGCGCACCGCTCGAAGGGCCTGGAGTGGTCTCTCGTCGTCGTGGCGGGCGTGCAGGAGGGCCTCTGGCCCGATCTGCGGCGCCGCGGCTCGCTGCTGGAGCCCGACCGCATCGGCCGTGACGGACTCGCCGAGCCGCTGTCCCCCGGAGCGCTGCTGACGGAGGAGCGCAGGCTGTTCTACGTGGCGGCGACGCGCGCGAAGGAACGGCTGGTCGTCACCGCCGTGCGGGCTCCCGCGGACGACGGCGACCAGCCGTCGAGGTTCCTGAGCGAACTCGGCGTCGAGCCGAGGACGGTCAACTCCCGCCCGCGGCGCCCGCTTTCGGTCTCCGCGCTCGTCGCGGAGCTGCGTGCCACGACCGTCGACCCGGCGGCCTCTCCGGCGTTGCGGGCAGCCGCAGCCGAACGGCTCGCCCGGCTGGCCGGGCTGAGCGACGAGGAGGGCCACGCGCTCGTACCGGCGGCGCACCCGCACCGCTGGTGGGGGCTGCACGAGCCGACGCGTTCCGCCACACCGCTGCGCGACCGGAACCAGCCCGTCACGCTGTCGGGCAGCGCGCTCGACCAGCTGGCCAACTCCTGTGCGCTGCAGTGGTTCCTGGCCCGCGAGGTGAAGGCCGACGCCCCCGCCACCGCCGCGCAGGGCTTCGGGAACGTGCTGCATGTGCTCGCCGACGAGGTTGCCTCCGGTGGCACGCCCGCGGACCTCGCCGTCCTGATGGAGCGGCTGGAGACGGTCTGGGACGGGCTCGCGTTCGAGGCGCCGTGGAAGTCCCGTCAGGAGAAGCAGAACGCCCGCGCGGCGCTGGAGAGGTTCCTGCGCTGGCACGTGATGCGGAGCGGTGCGCAGGGACCGGAAGGGACGGCGGACGCGGCGCACGCGCCGGACGGCGACGCCGACGACGACAAGCCCACCGTCGCGGGCAGCGAACTCGGCTTCGACGTCACGCTGGAAGCGGGTCAGTACGCGGTGCGGATCCGCGGCAGCGTCGACCGCGTGGAGAGCGACGGCCAGGGGCGCGCGTACGTGGTCGACTTCAAGACGGGGCGCTCCAAGCCGACCGGCAAGGAGGTCGCGCGCCATCCACAGCTCGCCGTCTACCAGTTGGCCGTCCGCGAGGGCGCTGCCGACCACCTCTTCGGGGGGAAGCGCCCGGAACCGGGCGGCGCCGAATTGGTGCACCTGCGGCTCGGGGCGTCCGAACGGGACGGCGGCGACTCGCTGCCCGTGGTGCAGCGTCAGGAGGCGCTGAGCGAAGGCCCCCAGGCGGGCGACGGCGACGGTGCGGAGGGCAGTGAGGGCGAAGGGGGCGAGTGGGTGGGCGAGTTGCTCGCGACGGCGGCCGGACGCGTTCTCGACGAACGCTTCACGCCCTCGCCCGGCTCGCAGTGCACGCACTGCTCCTTCCGCGGTGCCTGCTCCGCCCGCAGTGAGGGGCGTCAGATCGTCGAGTGA
- a CDS encoding NAD-dependent epimerase/dehydratase family protein, whose protein sequence is MRVLLLGAGGYLGRFVADRLLADPAVQLTALGRNDDADVRFDLSTGSPGALTRFLDAVHPGVVINCAGATRGGARDLTRHNTVSTATVCESLRRSSCDARLVHIGCAAEYGPSTAGSSIGEAAVPRPGGPYGVSKLAATELVLASGLDAVVLRVFSPAGPSTPAGSPLGRLAEGMRRAMQQGDSELKLTGLSVQRDFVDVRDIARAVHAASLSAAQGVINIGTGRAVRLREAAGVLARVAGFGGSLHELEPGGAQTTPTASSTPYPDGCGSWQQADVRTARDRLGWRPRIGLEESLADIWMEAACRI, encoded by the coding sequence ATGAGAGTGCTCCTGCTGGGCGCCGGCGGCTACCTCGGCCGCTTCGTCGCCGACCGGCTGCTGGCGGACCCCGCCGTACAGCTGACGGCCCTCGGGCGTAACGACGACGCGGACGTCCGCTTCGACCTGTCCACCGGAAGCCCCGGCGCGCTGACCCGCTTCCTGGACGCGGTCCACCCCGGCGTCGTCATCAACTGCGCGGGCGCCACCCGTGGCGGTGCCCGGGACCTGACCCGGCACAACACCGTCTCCACGGCCACCGTCTGCGAGTCGCTGCGCCGCAGCAGCTGCGACGCGCGCCTGGTGCACATCGGCTGCGCCGCCGAGTACGGGCCGTCCACCGCGGGCTCGTCCATCGGGGAGGCGGCGGTGCCGCGTCCCGGCGGGCCGTACGGCGTGAGCAAGCTGGCGGCGACCGAGCTGGTGCTCGCATCGGGGCTGGACGCCGTCGTGCTGCGCGTCTTCTCACCCGCGGGCCCCAGCACTCCGGCCGGTTCTCCGCTGGGGCGGCTGGCGGAAGGCATGCGGCGGGCGATGCAGCAGGGCGACAGCGAGCTGAAGCTCACCGGGCTGAGCGTGCAGCGGGACTTCGTCGACGTGCGCGACATCGCACGAGCGGTGCACGCAGCGTCGCTGTCGGCGGCGCAGGGCGTCATCAACATCGGTACGGGAAGGGCCGTGCGGCTGCGCGAGGCCGCGGGCGTGCTCGCGCGGGTCGCCGGTTTCGGCGGCTCGCTGCACGAGCTGGAACCCGGCGGCGCGCAGACGACGCCCACCGCTTCGTCCACGCCCTACCCGGACGGCTGCGGCAGCTGGCAGCAGGCGGACGTACGGACAGCGCGCGACCGTCTCGGGTGGCGTCCCCGCATCGGCCTCGAGGAGTCGCTGGCCGACATCTGGATGGAGGCGGCATGCCGCATCTGA